Genomic DNA from Providencia sp. PROV188:
ATAGGTAATGTAGGGTGAGCTGCAGTTAACTCTACTGGGTTAGCGCGTTCACCAATGGCAGTCAATTGACCGGAAGCTTCTTGACCATAAATTGACGCATAGCCAACTTGGGAGAACTGTGCGGGTTCACGGACAATTTGGTATTGCTTGCCATTACGCTGGTAATCATTATTTGCCGTTGGATGATAAGGCTCATAATGTGGCTCAGCACCCAACACATCTTGTGTAGGGACATTAGTTGGAACTGTTGGCTGCTGCTTAACGTCTTCGTTAATACACCCACTGAGTAATGTGGTTGCCATGGCGAGCATAATCCATTGTAAACGCATACTAAGCCTCATTTTATAAACTCTTAGATAAAAATTTTCTGTGGGTATGGATAGACATGATAATACCGAATCCAGCCATTAAAACAATTAAGGCGGAGCCCCCATAACTCACTAAGGGGAGGGGAACCCCCACAACAGGTAGAATACCACTCACCATACCAATATTAACAAACACATACACAAATAGGATTAGGATTAATCCGCCGACCATCACTCGCCCGAAGGTGTTTTGCGCATTTGCAGCAATGTATAGCCCACGAATAATCAATAGGATATAAAGACCCAATAAGATCAAGACACCAATCAATCCAAGTTCTTCAGCTAATACAGCGAAAATAAAGTCGGTGTGACGTTCAGGTAAGAATTCTAGTTGAGACTGAGTGCCTTCCAACCAGCCTTTACCCATTAAACCGCCAGAACCAATCGCAATTTTAGATTGGATGATGTGATAGCCTTTACCTAGAGGATCACTTTCTGGGTCAAGTAGCATCATGACTCGGGCTCTCTGGTAGTCATGCATTAAGAAGAACCAGAGCATAGGAATAAAGGCGGCAAGCGCGACGGCGGCAACGGCAATTAAACGCCAGCTCATTCCTGCTAAAAATAGGACAAATAGCCCTGATGCGGCGACGAGGATCGAGGTCCCCAAGTCTGGCTGAGCTGCGACCAGCAATGTTGGGACAAAAATAAATACGAGGGCAATACAGGTATTTTTAAATGACGGCGGGCATGAGTCACGGTTCATGAAACGAGCGACCATGAGCGGTACCGCGATTTTCGCAATTTCGGATGGCTGGAACCGTACAAAGCCCAAATCTAGCCAGCGCTGAGCCCCTTTACTGATTTGCCCGAAAACATCAACGAAGACTAAGAGAATAACGCAGAAAATAAACAGGTGTGGCGCGAGGCTTTCATACATGCGAGGTGGAATTTGCGCCATCACGATCATCACGATAAAACCAGAAAAAATTTGTCCTAGTTTTCGTTCCATCATCTCGGGATCTAACCCGCTAGCGCTCCACATAATAAAGGCGCTATAAGCGAGTAAGGCGATGATGATTAATAACATAGGCACATCAATGTGCAGACGTGTTGATAGTGATAATTTTCTCTTATCGTCAGTCATGATTAACGATCTTCCTCTGCACTGGCACCCGTACTTTCGACTTGGGTTTTGTTATCACCTAACAGGACATGGTCAAAGATTTGGCGAACAATATCACCAACTGCAGGGCCTGCTCCCCCGTTTTCTAAAATAATAGCAACGGAAATAGTGGGGTTATCATAAGGTGCATAAGCAATCATTAGTTTATGGTCACGTAAATGCTCGGCTAATTTGCTGGCGTTATAGGTTTCATAACTAAATACCTGCGCCGTTCCTGATTTTGCAGCTACTTTATAAGGTGTTCCTACGAAACTACGCTTACCGGTACCATTTGGCGCATTGGCCACACCGTACATACCGGTTTTGGCCAGCTCCCAATATCCAGAATGGATATCGCCAATTTGTCGGGTTTCTTTATCTTCATAAGGTACCATGGCATCGCCAAGTTTGGTTCCATACAGTAAATGAGGCGTTTTGACTTTTCCGTCATTAATCAACGTCATCAAAGCCTTAGACATTTGAATTGGCGTTGATGTCCAATAACCTTGACCAATCCCGACAGGGATGGTGTCCCCTTGGTACCAAGGTTTTTTATAGCGTTTTTGTTTCCATTCGCGGGTTGGCATGATCCCTTGGCGCTCTTCGGAAAGGTCAATACCTGTATATTCACCGTAACCAAATCGGGTCATCCATTCGGAAAGACGGTCAATCCCCATGTCATAAGCGACTTGGTAGAAGAAGGTATCCGCAGATTCAATGATAGACTTGACCACATTCAGCTTACCGTGTCCCCAGCGTTTCCAGTCACGATAGCGTTTTTCTGAGCCAGGGAGTTGCCACCAGCCTGGATCGTAGATTGTGGTGTTTGGCGTAATGACTTTTTCGCTTAATGCTGCGACAGAGATAAAAGGTTTCACCGTCGATGCGGGTGGATATAAGCCCTGAGTAGCGCGGTTGATCAACGGCCTGTTAGGGTTATTTAACAGCTCTTGGTAATCTTTGTTGGAAATTCCGTTCACAAACAAGTTTGAATCGTAACTTGGTGTGGAAACCAAGGCGAGGATCTCACCATTACGCGGGTCTGTAACGACGACAGCAGCACGACTTGTCGTGAGGATTTTCTCAATATAAGTTTGTAATTCAAGGTCGATAGTTAAATAGACATCGCGACCTGCTTGCGGTGGCTGCTCGTGTAATTGGCGGATCACTCGACCACGGCTATTCACTTCAACTTCTTCGTAGCCCGTTTTACCATGTAAGACATCTTCATAGTAACGTTCAATACCTAATTTACCGATATCATGGCTGGCGGCGTAGTTAGGTAATAAACCTTCTTTATCAAGGCGTTCGACGTCTTTATCATTAATTTTTGCGACGTAGCCGATGACATGGGTTAATGCGGAGCCATAAGGGTATGAGCGACGCTGATAACTTTTCACTTCTAAGCCAGGAAAGCGATATTGATTAACGGCAAAGCGGGCAACTTGAACTTCATTTAGCTGGGTTTTCAGCGCGATAGACGTAAAGCGGCGAGAGCGTTTACGCTCTTTTTCAAAGTTGGTGATATCTTCGTCAGTAAGGTCAACAACATCCCGTAGCTTATCGAGTGTTTCCTGTAAGTTATCTACTTTTTCAGGAACAATTTCTAGCTGATAAAACGTGCTATTGAGAGCTAACTGGGTGCCTTTTCGGTCATAAATAATGCCGCGGCTAGGCGCAATAGGCACCAATTTAATGCGGTTATCATTTGAGCGTGTTTGGTAATCGTCATGACGAACAACTTGTAGATGATACAAATTGGTCACGAGGATTGAAGTAAGTATGACAATGACGCCGAAAGCAATTAATGCTCGGCGAATAAACAAAACTGATTCTGCGGTATGGTCGCGAAAAGGGGTGCGTTGTTGTTTCATCCCATTGCCATTGTGTACAAATTAATTCCTAACTATTCCCGATGATATGGGTGATTAGTCGTAATACTCCATGCCCGATAAAGACTTTCGGCAACAAGGACTCGAACTAGCGGATGGGGTAGTGTTAGTGGCGATAGAGACCAACTTTGTTCTGCGGCATCTTTACACGCCGGAGCAAGTCCTTCTGGTCCACCAATTAACAGACTGACATTACGACCATCTTGTTTCCACTTGTCTAACTGCACGGCTAATTTGGGTGTATCCCAACGATCTCCTGGAATATCCAGCGTGACGATACGGTTGCCTTTGCCGACAGCGGCAAGCATCAATTCACCTTCTTTTTCGAGAATGCGTTTGATGTCTGCATTTTTTCCACGTTTTCCTGCGGGGATTTCGGTTAATTCGAAAGGCATATCTTTGGGAAAACGGTGAAGGTAATCCATAAAGCCGGTCTGTACCCAGTCCGGCATTTTAGTTCCGACAGCGATGAGTTGTAATTTCAAACTCAGCTCCAGAGCTTTTCTAGTTCGTACATGCGGCGGCTTTCATCTTGCATGATATGGACGATGGCATCACCAAGGTCGACAACAATCCAGTCTGAAATGCCTTGACCTTCAACACCGAGAGGCATTAAACCGTTTTTACGGCACGCATCAATTAAACGATCAGCCACAGACATCAGGTGACGAGTTGACGTCCCTGTGCAGATGATCATTTGGTCAGTAACACTTGATTTCCCATGGACATCGATCGAAATGATATCTTCCGCTTTCGCATCTTCAAGTTGATCGATAATAAATTGTTGGAGTTCAGTTCCTTGCAAAAGGTTCACCTTTCATTCAAATTGAGAGAATCTCTTGTTAAACACTATTCTTGTTAAAGACTATTCATCATTGTGCTTTCTAGGGGGATCCCCCTAGCAAAGTGCCGCCATTTTACCCCAGATTTTCACAAAAATCGGCTAAATTATTTTTTATTGGCGTAAGTGGGCAATTTATAGGGATATCTTATCCATTGGGCAAGATAATTATCGTAACTTTACAAATAAAATATCCCTATCTCTTACGTATCAATATTCTAGAATAAGCGCTGAGTTGTGCAATTAATTAAATCGAAATTAAGTGAATAAAAGAGAATAAATTATTTGCTGACATTCCTATTTGGTTAATAGAAATAAAATTGCTTATTTTTGATACAAATGTTGTTGTTGAATATAGTGATAAACTGCGCGAGGGAGTAAATCTTCACAAGCCTGACCTTCGCTGAGTTGTTCACGTATTTCAGTCGCTGAAATATTAACCAGTGGTGTATTGCCAATAAAAATCGAACCACAGGGCGTTTGGCTCAATACTTGCGGGTCTTGTACTTGATGCTGTTGCAGCCACTGTTGCATATCAGGATCGGTAAAATGTGTGGCGTAACCGGGTCTCGCGCAGACTAGCAGATGGCATTTATCTAATAGCTGAGTCCAGCCATGCCATGTATTAATGGATAACAGGGAATCTTGACCAATAATGAACGCAAGAGGTTGTTCATGACCAAGTTCTTGGCGCAATTCACTGAGCGTTTCAATTGTAAAAGAGGGCGTATTTCGCTGGAGTTCTCGGGTATCAACAGTAAACAGTGGGTTATTTTGAATGGCCAATTTTACCATTTCTAATCGCTGGGTAGGGCTAGCTTCCGGCTGAGGTCGATGAGGTGGAACGTGGTTCGGCAGCAAAATCACTTTTTGCAGCCCCACCTGATTAGCTAATGCTTCAACAGGGCGTAGATGCCCATAATGAATAGGGTCAAAAGTCCCCCCAAATAGCGCTTGTAGACCTTGTGGTTTAGCGTTCATCATTCATTACCATTGATATTAGGTGATTAGCTATCAGTTATTATCGTGGCAGAATAAAATGTTCTGCATCGGTTTTACCACATA
This window encodes:
- the rlmH gene encoding 23S rRNA (pseudouridine(1915)-N(3))-methyltransferase RlmH, translated to MKLQLIAVGTKMPDWVQTGFMDYLHRFPKDMPFELTEIPAGKRGKNADIKRILEKEGELMLAAVGKGNRIVTLDIPGDRWDTPKLAVQLDKWKQDGRNVSLLIGGPEGLAPACKDAAEQSWSLSPLTLPHPLVRVLVAESLYRAWSITTNHPYHRE
- the nadD gene encoding nicotinate-nucleotide adenylyltransferase; this translates as MNAKPQGLQALFGGTFDPIHYGHLRPVEALANQVGLQKVILLPNHVPPHRPQPEASPTQRLEMVKLAIQNNPLFTVDTRELQRNTPSFTIETLSELRQELGHEQPLAFIIGQDSLLSINTWHGWTQLLDKCHLLVCARPGYATHFTDPDMQQWLQQHQVQDPQVLSQTPCGSIFIGNTPLVNISATEIREQLSEGQACEDLLPRAVYHYIQQQHLYQK
- the rsfS gene encoding ribosome silencing factor, whose amino-acid sequence is MNLLQGTELQQFIIDQLEDAKAEDIISIDVHGKSSVTDQMIICTGTSTRHLMSVADRLIDACRKNGLMPLGVEGQGISDWIVVDLGDAIVHIMQDESRRMYELEKLWS
- the mrdA gene encoding peptidoglycan DD-transpeptidase MrdA, encoding MKQQRTPFRDHTAESVLFIRRALIAFGVIVILTSILVTNLYHLQVVRHDDYQTRSNDNRIKLVPIAPSRGIIYDRKGTQLALNSTFYQLEIVPEKVDNLQETLDKLRDVVDLTDEDITNFEKERKRSRRFTSIALKTQLNEVQVARFAVNQYRFPGLEVKSYQRRSYPYGSALTHVIGYVAKINDKDVERLDKEGLLPNYAASHDIGKLGIERYYEDVLHGKTGYEEVEVNSRGRVIRQLHEQPPQAGRDVYLTIDLELQTYIEKILTTSRAAVVVTDPRNGEILALVSTPSYDSNLFVNGISNKDYQELLNNPNRPLINRATQGLYPPASTVKPFISVAALSEKVITPNTTIYDPGWWQLPGSEKRYRDWKRWGHGKLNVVKSIIESADTFFYQVAYDMGIDRLSEWMTRFGYGEYTGIDLSEERQGIMPTREWKQKRYKKPWYQGDTIPVGIGQGYWTSTPIQMSKALMTLINDGKVKTPHLLYGTKLGDAMVPYEDKETRQIGDIHSGYWELAKTGMYGVANAPNGTGKRSFVGTPYKVAAKSGTAQVFSYETYNASKLAEHLRDHKLMIAYAPYDNPTISVAIILENGGAGPAVGDIVRQIFDHVLLGDNKTQVESTGASAEEDR
- the mrdB gene encoding peptidoglycan glycosyltransferase MrdB (rod shape-determining protein RodA) encodes the protein MTDDKRKLSLSTRLHIDVPMLLIIIALLAYSAFIMWSASGLDPEMMERKLGQIFSGFIVMIVMAQIPPRMYESLAPHLFIFCVILLVFVDVFGQISKGAQRWLDLGFVRFQPSEIAKIAVPLMVARFMNRDSCPPSFKNTCIALVFIFVPTLLVAAQPDLGTSILVAASGLFVLFLAGMSWRLIAVAAVALAAFIPMLWFFLMHDYQRARVMMLLDPESDPLGKGYHIIQSKIAIGSGGLMGKGWLEGTQSQLEFLPERHTDFIFAVLAEELGLIGVLILLGLYILLIIRGLYIAANAQNTFGRVMVGGLILILFVYVFVNIGMVSGILPVVGVPLPLVSYGGSALIVLMAGFGIIMSIHTHRKFLSKSL